The Anoxybacillus amylolyticus DNA segment ATTTGTTACAAACTGTATGGGGATACGACTATTATGGGGACGTTCGCACAGTAGACGTAACGGTTCGCCGTTTGCGGGAAAAAATTGAAGACAATCCTTCCCATCCGGCATGGATCGTGACACGTCGAGGCGTCGGCTATTATTTACGTAATCCAGAACAGGAGTAAAAGAAACAGCATGAAAAAAGTAGGACCTTTTCGTTCCATTCATTTTAAATTTGTGTTGATTTACGTACTGCTTATTCTTGTAGCGATGCAAATTATTGGCGTGTATTTTGTTCGGGAATTAGAAACACAACTCGTCCAAAACTTCAAAAATTCCTTGAATGAACGAGTAACGCTACTTGCGTATAATGTGGAGCAAGCGATGAGCAAAGAGCGAGATGACAAAAAAGACCCGACGTTAGAAGAAGAAATTCGCTCGCTGCTTCACGATTTTATTTCGCAAGATATTTCGGAAGTTCGCGTCATTGATGATAAAGGAAAAGTATTGGCGACATCGAATCCATATATGCAAAACATCGTAGGGAAGCGGACGACCGAAATTTTTGTCAAGCGAGCGCTTGTGACAGGGGAAGTTGTCGACCGAACGTTAATTGATCCGAAGACAGGCCATCGGATGTATATTTCTTCGACGCCAGTAAAACTAAATGGCGAGATTAAAGGGGCTATTTATGTCATTGCGTCGATGGAAAACGTTTTTTCCCAAATGAAGCAAATCAATATGATTTTTGCCACAGGGACAGGAATTGCATTAGCAATTACGGCAGTATTAGGAATCTTTTTATCTCGTACGATTACTCGCCCGATTTCCGATATGCGAAAACAGGCGCTCGCGATGGCAAAAGGAAATTTCTCCCGAAAAGTAAAAGTGTACGGGTACGATGAAATCGGGCAATTAGCGATGACATTTAATAACTTAACGAAAAAGTTGCAAGAGGCACAAGCAACTACCGAAGGGGAACGGCGGAAATTGGCACTTGTGCTTACCCATATGACCGATGGGGTCATCGCTACCGATCGGCGTGGCAACATCATTTTAATTAATGATGCTGCGTTAAACATTTTAAATGTTTCACGTGAAACAGTGCTTTCTAGTTCGATTATCGATGTATTGGGGTTAGAAGGGCAATATACGTTTGAAACGTTAATTGAGGAGCGCGATTCGCTCATTTTAGATTTTAGTACCGAAGAAGAATTATATGTTTTGCGCGCTTCTTTGTCCGTCATTCAAAAAGAAACGGGCTTTGTCAACGGGTTGATTGTCGTGCTTCATGATATAACAGAGCAAGAGAAAATTGACCAAGAGCGGCGAGAGTTCGTCGCCAATGTTTCACATGAACTTCGGACGCCGTTAACGACGATGAAAAGCTATTTAGAGGCGCTTGGAGAAGGTTTGTGGAGAGATGAAACAATTGCGCCAAGGTTTATTGAAGTAGCACAAACAGAAACCGAACGAATGATTCGGCTTGTAAATGACTTATTACAGCTTTCAAAACTAGATAGCAAAGATTATAAATTAAGCAAATCATGGGTCAATTTTTCCCGCTACTTTCACCAGGTCATTGACCGATTTGAGCTAACGAAAAATGAAAATATTACATTCATTCGCAAAATACCGGATGAAGCGATTTTTATTGAAATTGACGAAGATAAAATTACACAAGTGCTTGATAATATTATCTCGAACGCTTTAAAATATTCTCCGCACGGTGGAAATATTACGTTTCGTGTGAAAGAGTTAAGCGATGAAATTTTAGTCAGCGTCACCGATGAAGGGGTTGGCATTCCTAAATCAGATTTATCAAAAGTATTTGAGCGATTTTACCGTGTTGATAAAGCACGATCACGAAAACTTGGAGGAACAGGATTAGGGCTAGCGATCGCAAAAGAAGTAGTCGTCGCCCATGGGGGAAGAATTTGGGCCCGAAGCCAAGAAAATAAAGGAACGACGATTTTCTTTACATTGCCATTTGAACGAATACAAGAGGATGAATGGGATGAAGTATGAGACAGCGAAAACGATTTTGTTAACGTTTTTAGTGTTGACAAGCATTGCGTTTACGTGGGAATTGTGGACGTATCATCCGCAGTATGATGCGATTCAAACAGATGAATATATTCAAAACGTATCGATTAGCAACACCCAAGTGGAAACATCCATGATCGTCCGTCCTTCACAAATTATCATTCATAAAAATGATGCGCACTATGGGATGATAGATGAAGGGGATATGACGAAGCTTCTCAAAGAGATGAAAAAATGGACGTTTGATGATTTCGAAAACATTTCGTCCACTATCTCCAAAGAAGATTTTTCATCGTTTGTCCATCGGAAAGAAGCGATCGAAATCATTTATCCCGATGATATCCCAATGAATATTTTCCGTGATCTTTTCCAAATTGACGATAAAGGGATGGACGGGGTTAGTTTTAATACGATTGTTATTCCAATCGGAAAAAATCAAGGGCTTATTGCTTATTTTGTTTCGACCGATCATCGCAGAGTGTATAAAGCGACCGTGAGTGATGTGTCATTAGGAGAAATTAATCAGTTTTACGAAAAGGCTGAAAAATTTCCGCGCTATTTAGCCTATAACGTGAGCGAAACGAAGGCGTTTTTTTTGCCGGAAAAAGAAATGATGATGAGCCGGCTACAATATTATACAGATGAGCTCGATCCAGATAAATTTAAAGAAGCGCTATTTAGCGACCCTAGTTTTGTAAAAAAAGATGTATTAGCATTTGGCGAGGAATATACCGACGGGTCAAGATTAATGGATGTGAACTTTCTGCAAAAGTTGCTGCTATATGTAAATCCAGCGGCGAAAAATACAGAAGGCTCACCAAGCGAAGATAGCGCGGCATTAATTCAAAAAAGTATTGATTTCGTGAACGAACATGGCGGTTGGACCGATATGTACCATTTTGCGGAATGGGACCAAGAAAAGCGGAAAGTCGTTTTTAGGCTTTATGCAAATAACTACCCTGTCTTTAATGATTATGGAATGTCGGAAATTATTCAAATATGGGGAACGAACGAGGTCAATAAATATCAGCGTCCGTTGTTCCGCTTAGAAATTCCTGACCGTGTGAGCGTATCGACAAAAGTATGGTCTGGCCAAGAAGTGATAAAACAACTGGAAAAACAAAAAGGATTTCGAAAGGTATTAGTGGATGGCATTGCGCTTGGATACAAACTAGTGAAAGAACAAGGAAAAGGAAAGGTTATTATTTTGGAACCAGCATGGTTTTGTCTATATAATGGGACTTGGAAACCGATTTCGTTAACAGAAACAACCGGAGGACGAGGAGGGGGAGCCGGTGGATTGGAGTAAGACGAAAACTATTTTTATCATTACGTTCCTTATCCTCGACCTTTTTTTAGGCTATCAATTTGTGCAAAAGCGAAATAGTAGCCAGCTGGATGTCATTTTAGAAACAACGATTGAAGAACAGTTAGAGGCAAACGGGATTACGTATGTGGATATTCCGAAAGAAGTGACAAAAGCATCGTACGTAAGTGGCAAAAGCAAAATTTTCACTCGGCAAGAAACAGAGAAATTAGCAAACCAAAAAATTTCGACGAGCAATCAGTCGGTATTGCAGTCAGTGTTTATTCATCCGATAGCGATTGCCGATGTGAAAGATCCCTATAGCTTAAATGAATTTTTGAAGAAAAACATTATTAATGGGAAAGAGTATGCTTTTTGGACGTTTGACGAGAAATCACGAACAATCGTTTGCTTTCAAACATATGGAAATAAAATGATTTATAAAAACGTCAGCAGCATGCTTTTATTGCATTTGAACGACAAAAAAGAAGTGGTTTCGTATGAGCAAACGATGTTAGACGATTTAGAGAAATACGAGAAAAAACAAGACATTATTCCAGCGATAAAAGCGATTGAAACGCTGTATAAAAAAGATTATTTAAAACCTGGTGATCGCGTGACAACAATTGAACTTGGGTATTATGCGCTCGTACAGTTTACTGCTTCACAAGTGCTAACACCCACATGGCATATAGTAGTAAATGGGAAGAAAGATTATTTTATTCATGCATTTGAAGGACAAATTATTAACGATGAAGGAAGCGTGTTGGAGTGAGTGGAATGATGCGATTTAGCGTGCTTGCTAGTGGAAGTACAGGGAATGCTTTTTATGTGGAAACAGAAAGAGAACGTCTACTTGTCGATGCAGGATTGAGCGGCAAGCAGCTCGAGCAACTTTTTGAACAAATTGGCCGTCATCTAAAAGATGTGACGGCAATTTTAGTGACGCATGAGCATAGTGATCATATTAAAGGGTTGGGGGTCATTGCCCGCAAATACCAACTGCCGATTTATGCAAACGAGAAAACATGGAAAGCAATGGAGGGATTGGTTGGTGAAATTCCGACAGACCAGAAATTTGTCTTTCCAACCGGCTCGGTTCGGTCGTTTGGTGGGATAGATGTCGAATCGTTCGGCGTTTCTCATGATGCGGCTGAACCGATGTTTTACGTCTTTCACCACAAGGGAAAAAAGCTAGCGTTAATGACGGATACAGGATATGTAAGTGAACGGATGAAACGGACAATTGAACATGCCGATGTATTTGTATTTGAAAGCAATCACGATGTCGAAATGTTACGGATGGGCCCTTATCCGTGGAGCATTAAGCGCCGCATTTTGAGCGACGTTGGTCATGTGTCGAATGAAGATGCAGCGCTAGCACTTGCTGATGTGATTGGGGAGCGAACGAAGCGAATTTATTTAGCTCACTTAAGCCAAGATAACAATATGAAAGAGCTTGCGCGTATGACGGTGGAACAACTATTGGTTAATCGAGAGTTTGCGGTCGGGGAGCAATTCGTTCTTTATGATACCGACCCGAAAATCCCGACAGACTTAGCGTATGTGTAGGCGCCATTTTGGGAAAGATGGGCTAATGTGTCCAAAATGGATTTTTGCCAAGTGAAAGCAGTATAATAAAAAAACGGATACATATTAGAAAGGGTAGGTGAGGGAAGAATGGGCTACTATGACGACCATTATGAACCGTATCGGCAAAAGCAAAAAGGGAATCGGCGCGGTACGTTTCTCGCTGCTTTAGTCGGTGCATTGCTCGGGGCATTATTAGTGGTGTTTTCCATTCCTGTGCTTTCCACATGGGATGTCTTGCCTTATTCAGTGACTCCAAAAGAGAGCGGACAGACGAGCAAGGAAGAGGCGGTTAACCAGCCAACTGTCCGAGAAAATGTGTCAGTGAACGTTGTGTCCCAAGTGACGAAGGCGATTGACAAAGTATCAGATGCCGTTGTCGGCGTTGTGAATATTCAAGAAGCAAATTTTTGGTCGCAAGGCGGTGAGGCAGGGACTGGTTCAGGAGTGATTTATAAAATAGCGAACGGTAAAGCATTCATCGTAACGAATCATCATGTGGTAGAAAACGCGAGTCAATTGGAAGTGAGTTTAAAAGGAGGGACACGCGTTCTCGCTCGCTTGTTAGGAAGCGATGCATTAACTGATTTAGCTGTCCTCGAAATTGACGCAAAGCA contains these protein-coding regions:
- the walK gene encoding cell wall metabolism sensor histidine kinase WalK; translation: MKKVGPFRSIHFKFVLIYVLLILVAMQIIGVYFVRELETQLVQNFKNSLNERVTLLAYNVEQAMSKERDDKKDPTLEEEIRSLLHDFISQDISEVRVIDDKGKVLATSNPYMQNIVGKRTTEIFVKRALVTGEVVDRTLIDPKTGHRMYISSTPVKLNGEIKGAIYVIASMENVFSQMKQINMIFATGTGIALAITAVLGIFLSRTITRPISDMRKQALAMAKGNFSRKVKVYGYDEIGQLAMTFNNLTKKLQEAQATTEGERRKLALVLTHMTDGVIATDRRGNIILINDAALNILNVSRETVLSSSIIDVLGLEGQYTFETLIEERDSLILDFSTEEELYVLRASLSVIQKETGFVNGLIVVLHDITEQEKIDQERREFVANVSHELRTPLTTMKSYLEALGEGLWRDETIAPRFIEVAQTETERMIRLVNDLLQLSKLDSKDYKLSKSWVNFSRYFHQVIDRFELTKNENITFIRKIPDEAIFIEIDEDKITQVLDNIISNALKYSPHGGNITFRVKELSDEILVSVTDEGVGIPKSDLSKVFERFYRVDKARSRKLGGTGLGLAIAKEVVVAHGGRIWARSQENKGTTIFFTLPFERIQEDEWDEV
- a CDS encoding YycH family regulatory protein, giving the protein MNGMKYETAKTILLTFLVLTSIAFTWELWTYHPQYDAIQTDEYIQNVSISNTQVETSMIVRPSQIIIHKNDAHYGMIDEGDMTKLLKEMKKWTFDDFENISSTISKEDFSSFVHRKEAIEIIYPDDIPMNIFRDLFQIDDKGMDGVSFNTIVIPIGKNQGLIAYFVSTDHRRVYKATVSDVSLGEINQFYEKAEKFPRYLAYNVSETKAFFLPEKEMMMSRLQYYTDELDPDKFKEALFSDPSFVKKDVLAFGEEYTDGSRLMDVNFLQKLLLYVNPAAKNTEGSPSEDSAALIQKSIDFVNEHGGWTDMYHFAEWDQEKRKVVFRLYANNYPVFNDYGMSEIIQIWGTNEVNKYQRPLFRLEIPDRVSVSTKVWSGQEVIKQLEKQKGFRKVLVDGIALGYKLVKEQGKGKVIILEPAWFCLYNGTWKPISLTETTGGRGGGAGGLE
- a CDS encoding two-component system regulatory protein YycI; translated protein: MDWSKTKTIFIITFLILDLFLGYQFVQKRNSSQLDVILETTIEEQLEANGITYVDIPKEVTKASYVSGKSKIFTRQETEKLANQKISTSNQSVLQSVFIHPIAIADVKDPYSLNEFLKKNIINGKEYAFWTFDEKSRTIVCFQTYGNKMIYKNVSSMLLLHLNDKKEVVSYEQTMLDDLEKYEKKQDIIPAIKAIETLYKKDYLKPGDRVTTIELGYYALVQFTASQVLTPTWHIVVNGKKDYFIHAFEGQIINDEGSVLE
- a CDS encoding MBL fold metallo-hydrolase, translated to MRFSVLASGSTGNAFYVETERERLLVDAGLSGKQLEQLFEQIGRHLKDVTAILVTHEHSDHIKGLGVIARKYQLPIYANEKTWKAMEGLVGEIPTDQKFVFPTGSVRSFGGIDVESFGVSHDAAEPMFYVFHHKGKKLALMTDTGYVSERMKRTIEHADVFVFESNHDVEMLRMGPYPWSIKRRILSDVGHVSNEDAALALADVIGERTKRIYLAHLSQDNNMKELARMTVEQLLVNREFAVGEQFVLYDTDPKIPTDLAYV